In Anas platyrhynchos isolate ZD024472 breed Pekin duck chromosome 22, IASCAAS_PekinDuck_T2T, whole genome shotgun sequence, the following proteins share a genomic window:
- the LOC139999283 gene encoding uncharacterized protein — translation MPTPAQATPPPAPAPTPPEPEACVDLARALRAQGHRPEACGDVRVTAGACRGPLTKMGGRIKTWRRRWFLLDPRRRLLAYYGDKEETKLKGVIYFQAIEEVYYDHGRVACKASWPCSCPRGGSTPSPTALASTWPRCSIGCGRRWQSASGCCGHGHPGPAAAPGGARRRVLQRLPPPGRDAASGAEGAGRVRAAAAGTGRTGGETNWG, via the exons ATGCCCACTCCGgcccaggccacgccccctccagCGCCAGCTCCGACCCCACCTGAGCCTGAG GCATGCGTGGACCTGGCGCGGGCGCTGCGGGCGCAGGGCCACCGTCCGGAGGCGTGCGGGGACGTGCGGGTGACAGCGGGCGCGTGCCGGGGGCCCCTCACCAAGATGGGGGGACGCATCAAGACCTGGCGGCGCCGCTGGTTCCTGCTCGACCCCCGGCGCCGGCTGCTGGCCTACTACGGGG acaagGAGGAGACGAAGCTGAAGGGCGTCATCTACTTCCAGGCCATAGAGGAAGTGTACTACGACCACGGGCGGGTGGCCTGCAAG gcatcctggccctgcagctgcccccgggggggctcgacgccgagtcctacag cgcttgcctccacctggccgagatgcagcatcgggtgcggaaggcgctggcagagtgcgagcggctgctgcgggcacgg gcatcctggccctgcagctgcccccgggggggctcgacgccgagtcctacag cgcttgcctccacctggccgagatgcagcatcgggtgcggaaggcgctggcagagtgcgagcggctgctgcgggcacgggtaggacggggggagagacaaattgggg